A genome region from Nitrosopumilus oxyclinae includes the following:
- a CDS encoding tRNA pseudouridine(54/55) synthase Pus10 produces the protein MSNYQKIIPIANKITKKYPLCDNCLGRLFSKQLHLSSNKFLGKKLNQNPVEKCYVCKNLFGNLDHFLKLMLDKSAGYSFKTFGIGVIVKPSIVDRDDFIRSQYKLRGIDSIKTDITKEIGKLYSKRTKKTIDHLDPDVTFTINFKEELCDLRSKSITFSGRYLKSERGFSQKQKPCDNCSGKGCRVCDFHGISEYDSVEGAISKPLFQKFGGTTTKFTWIGGEDKSSLVLGSGRPFFVKIQNPHKQKAKFSNVTVGPIKIINLKPVYESPKKPLKFNSVISVKISTESQIDSKMLKKLKDLTINPVVVYEKSGRRSEKKIFNVKSKKNSNNLFTLIVKAEGGLPIKRFVTGDDIAPGISSILDTPCECREFDFLEIEMQ, from the coding sequence ATGTCTAATTATCAGAAAATTATTCCTATTGCAAATAAAATTACTAAAAAATATCCTTTATGTGATAATTGCTTAGGTAGACTATTTTCAAAACAATTACATCTTTCATCAAATAAATTTCTTGGTAAAAAATTAAATCAAAACCCTGTCGAAAAATGCTATGTATGTAAAAATCTGTTTGGTAATCTGGATCATTTTTTAAAACTTATGCTTGACAAATCTGCTGGTTATTCTTTTAAAACATTTGGGATTGGAGTTATCGTAAAACCCTCAATTGTTGATAGGGATGATTTTATTAGATCTCAGTACAAACTACGGGGAATTGATAGCATCAAGACTGACATTACAAAAGAAATCGGGAAATTATATTCTAAAAGAACAAAGAAAACAATTGATCATCTTGATCCAGATGTAACTTTTACCATAAATTTCAAAGAAGAATTATGTGATTTGCGTTCAAAATCTATTACTTTTTCTGGACGATATCTAAAGTCTGAGCGAGGTTTTTCTCAAAAACAAAAGCCATGTGATAATTGTTCTGGAAAAGGATGTAGAGTTTGTGATTTTCATGGTATTTCAGAATATGATAGTGTGGAGGGTGCAATTTCTAAACCTCTTTTTCAAAAATTTGGTGGTACAACTACAAAATTTACATGGATTGGCGGTGAAGATAAATCCAGTCTAGTTTTGGGCTCTGGAAGACCGTTTTTTGTAAAAATTCAAAATCCACACAAACAAAAGGCAAAATTCTCTAACGTTACAGTTGGTCCAATTAAAATAATTAATTTAAAACCAGTTTACGAATCTCCAAAAAAACCACTCAAGTTCAATTCTGTTATCAGTGTGAAAATTTCTACTGAATCCCAAATTGATTCAAAGATGTTGAAGAAATTAAAAGATCTCACAATCAATCCTGTGGTAGTTTATGAAAAATCTGGGAGACGATCAGAGAAGAAAATTTTCAATGTGAAATCTAAAAAAAATTCAAATAATTTATTCACTTTGATTGTCAAGGCTGAAGGAGGCCTTCCAATCAAACGATTTGTTACTGGAGATGACATTGCCCCTGGAATTTCAAGTATTCTTGATACTCCATGTGAATGTCGAGAATTTGATTTTCTTGAGATTGAAATGCAATGA
- a CDS encoding diphthine--ammonia ligase, translating into MKLASLFSGGKDSTYAIYLAQKQGHEVKCLLSIFPKSDESHLLHHPNMKWTKLQSETMNIPQLTITSNSDETNNELILIENLLQNAKDQFQIEGLVHGGIQSKFQKDKFESICLKLNLKVIAPLWNTDPEKYMNELVDSEFNFIMTTVSSDGLNDSWLGKKILKSDIISLKHLSEKFGFNLNFEGGEAETFVINCPLFTNSIKINQSEKIWDGYRGRFEIVDAGLNFHA; encoded by the coding sequence ATGAAATTAGCTTCTCTTTTTTCAGGAGGAAAAGATAGCACATATGCAATCTATCTGGCACAAAAACAAGGACATGAAGTAAAATGTCTGTTGAGTATATTTCCAAAATCTGATGAAAGTCATTTGTTACATCATCCAAACATGAAATGGACAAAATTACAATCAGAGACAATGAATATTCCTCAATTAACTATTACGTCAAACTCTGATGAAACTAATAATGAATTAATCCTAATTGAAAATTTATTGCAAAATGCAAAAGACCAATTCCAGATTGAGGGATTAGTGCACGGTGGAATCCAGAGTAAATTTCAAAAAGATAAATTTGAAAGCATTTGTTTGAAATTAAATTTGAAAGTTATTGCCCCCTTGTGGAATACTGATCCAGAAAAATATATGAATGAATTAGTTGATTCAGAATTTAATTTTATAATGACTACAGTATCTTCAGATGGATTAAATGATTCTTGGTTGGGAAAAAAAATTTTAAAATCTGATATTATCTCATTGAAACATTTGTCTGAAAAATTTGGTTTTAATTTAAATTTTGAAGGGGGTGAGGCTGAGACATTTGTAATTAATTGTCCTCTTTTTACAAACTCGATCAAAATTAATCAGTCCGAAAAAATATGGGATGGCTATAGAGGAAGGTTTGAAATAGTGGATGCGGGGTTGAATTTCCATGCTTGA
- a CDS encoding cold-shock protein — protein sequence MSETGTVKWFNRTKGFGFIEREGGDDLFVHKSDVDGFINEGDKVEFVVGEGQKGPAAQQVKKSA from the coding sequence ATGTCAGAAACAGGAACTGTAAAATGGTTCAACCGAACAAAAGGCTTTGGTTTTATTGAAAGAGAAGGTGGAGACGATCTGTTTGTTCACAAATCAGATGTTGACGGATTCATCAACGAAGGCGATAAAGTCGAGTTTGTAGTAGGCGAAGGTCAAAAAGGCCCAGCAGCACAACAAGTCAAAAAATCAGCATAG
- a CDS encoding FG-GAP-like repeat-containing protein: MNRDMTLLKDIVIHPISSFKEIAVSEKYSRIGIGLLIFSIVYATIREMNFESSSFYNFSGATWMVEIISIFVIFYFAKKLDGKGKLFVYLSAFGYASIPQIIGFILVPTVFIFASVAGVSNVIDSSTLSIDDFIFEPSEIYVNYFGEYLPYQLFSYFFIGWSFILGIIAIKYVHQISYFKSIISLIIGMIVVTIVVGILVVVVMSMLFLVGDDSKSSISSEITPTDPESTSVQNAITDRFALKDLGDPVSVAMGELNGDGLLDLVVANRNGMTASVLLSRGQGDFQSSKEYGISHHGSSVNIGDLNNDGYNDVIIGLNSDKGGVAILQNKGDGTFYDAQIHNTGTFSNSISLQDMNKDGMLDIVIADNDVSILINNGTGGFQDIQNYPANKMPKSIATGDFNGDGNLDIVVPNFDPEVTILLGSGDGTLHTKFSWPLSEPASNSVMKEINQKKNSFKEDGVYHYSFDSIVIRPWSVLTGDFNGDGNLDIATSNQYSDNVSLLFNNGDGTFESMSPIRVGIAPRDITSADFNGDGNLDIATANSISNDVSVLLNNGDGTFQTAKNYLVGGYPQSITTGDLNDDGNLDIATANQFSNDVSLLFGDGSGNFNLLES, from the coding sequence ATGAATAGAGATATGACTCTTCTCAAAGATATAGTAATTCATCCGATTAGTAGTTTCAAAGAAATTGCTGTAAGTGAAAAATATTCTCGCATAGGTATTGGTTTGTTGATATTTTCAATTGTTTATGCCACAATACGCGAAATGAATTTTGAATCATCTTCATTTTACAATTTTTCAGGAGCAACGTGGATGGTGGAAATTATTAGTATTTTTGTAATATTTTATTTTGCAAAAAAACTAGACGGCAAAGGAAAACTTTTTGTATATTTATCGGCATTTGGTTATGCCTCAATTCCGCAAATTATTGGCTTTATTCTGGTTCCAACTGTATTTATTTTTGCAAGCGTTGCTGGAGTTTCCAATGTGATAGATTCATCAACCCTTTCAATAGATGATTTTATTTTTGAACCCTCTGAAATTTATGTTAATTATTTTGGGGAATATCTTCCGTATCAACTTTTTTCATATTTCTTTATTGGATGGTCATTCATTTTAGGAATAATTGCCATAAAATATGTTCATCAAATTAGTTACTTTAAATCAATAATTTCTCTCATCATTGGAATGATTGTTGTTACTATTGTAGTTGGAATTCTTGTAGTGGTTGTAATGAGTATGTTGTTTCTTGTTGGCGATGATTCAAAGTCGTCAATCAGTTCTGAGATTACTCCTACGGATCCTGAATCTACTTCAGTACAAAATGCCATTACAGATAGATTTGCATTAAAAGATCTTGGTGATCCTGTATCTGTTGCTATGGGGGAACTAAATGGTGATGGACTATTGGATCTTGTTGTTGCTAATAGAAATGGAATGACTGCATCTGTTCTTCTAAGTAGGGGTCAAGGGGATTTTCAATCATCAAAAGAGTATGGAATTAGCCATCATGGATCTTCTGTAAATATTGGGGATCTAAATAATGATGGTTACAATGATGTCATTATAGGATTAAATTCGGATAAAGGGGGTGTTGCAATTCTCCAAAATAAAGGAGATGGGACGTTTTATGATGCTCAAATACACAACACAGGAACTTTTTCAAATTCAATATCCCTTCAAGATATGAATAAAGATGGAATGTTGGATATAGTAATTGCAGATAATGACGTATCTATTCTAATTAATAATGGGACGGGAGGTTTTCAAGACATACAAAATTACCCTGCAAATAAAATGCCAAAATCAATTGCCACAGGTGATTTTAACGGTGATGGAAATCTAGACATTGTTGTTCCTAATTTTGACCCTGAGGTAACGATACTTTTGGGTAGTGGTGATGGCACTTTACATACAAAATTTTCTTGGCCATTATCTGAACCTGCATCGAATTCTGTAATGAAGGAAATAAATCAGAAAAAAAATTCATTTAAAGAAGATGGTGTGTATCATTACTCATTTGATTCAATTGTAATTAGACCTTGGTCTGTTTTAACAGGTGATTTTAACGGTGATGGAAATCTAGACATTGCTACATCTAATCAGTACTCTGATAATGTTAGTTTACTTTTTAACAATGGAGATGGAACATTCGAATCTATGTCTCCCATACGCGTTGGAATTGCTCCTAGAGACATTACATCTGCTGATTTTAACGGTGATGGAAATCTAGACATTGCTACTGCAAATTCCATATCAAATGATGTATCTGTTCTTCTTAACAATGGAGATGGAACATTCCAAACAGCAAAAAATTATCTTGTAGGTGGTTATCCTCAGTCAATTACCACAGGTGATCTTAACGATGATGGAAATCTAGACATTGCTACTGCAAATCAATTTTCTAATGATGTTAGCTTACTTTTTGGGGATGGTTCTGGAAATTTCAATTTGCTGGAATCTTAA
- a CDS encoding SPFH domain-containing protein, translated as MAELDVGILIGQIILGLIVIGILLSGIRIIRPTNRAAIETLGKYTRFQNSGITFIIPFVQKMYSVNITEQLVDVMRQEVITKDNLNCTVDAQVYFKVGASEKELKSALYQVNNYDIQIVQLARTTLRNVIGDNVFKDVNSQRGKLNHEVFETMAIETKDWGITIVRVELKEIEPPDDVQETMNMVIKAENDKQSAIDFANARETKADGERRASIKEAEGVRQSLILEAEGQSQAIERVAAAHAKEIQLVNESAEKYFIGNAKELKKLEVTQASLENNSKIVLTEQGISPTLVLNQTDEKIIPIKSDKKE; from the coding sequence ATGGCTGAATTGGATGTTGGAATTTTAATTGGACAGATTATTCTCGGATTAATTGTAATTGGAATTTTACTTTCTGGAATCCGAATTATTAGACCTACAAACAGGGCAGCTATTGAGACACTTGGAAAATACACACGATTCCAAAATTCTGGTATTACATTCATTATTCCATTTGTTCAAAAAATGTATTCTGTAAACATTACAGAACAGTTAGTTGATGTCATGCGTCAAGAAGTAATTACAAAGGATAACCTAAACTGTACAGTTGATGCTCAAGTCTACTTTAAAGTGGGTGCATCTGAGAAAGAGCTCAAAAGTGCATTATACCAAGTAAATAATTATGATATTCAAATTGTTCAGCTAGCCCGTACAACATTAAGAAATGTAATTGGAGATAATGTTTTTAAAGATGTAAACTCTCAACGTGGCAAACTTAATCACGAGGTTTTTGAAACCATGGCAATTGAAACAAAAGATTGGGGGATTACTATAGTTCGAGTTGAACTAAAAGAGATTGAACCCCCAGATGACGTTCAAGAAACAATGAACATGGTAATCAAGGCTGAAAATGACAAGCAATCTGCAATTGACTTTGCAAATGCACGTGAGACAAAGGCTGATGGTGAAAGAAGAGCCAGCATTAAAGAGGCCGAAGGTGTACGACAATCTCTTATTTTAGAGGCAGAAGGACAATCACAAGCAATTGAAAGAGTTGCAGCAGCACATGCAAAAGAAATTCAGCTTGTAAACGAATCTGCTGAAAAATATTTTATAGGCAATGCCAAGGAGTTAAAAAAATTAGAAGTAACACAAGCTAGTCTTGAAAATAATTCAAAAATTGTATTGACTGAGCAAGGAATTTCCCCTACATTGGTGTTAAATCAAACTGATGAGAAAATAATTCCTATAAAGTCTGATAAAAAAGAATAA
- a CDS encoding signal recognition particle receptor subunit alpha, translating into MLDGLKTSLGDAIKKIVKSSGIDEELIKELSKDVQRALLQSDVNVRLVLEITKHLEERALNETPPPGLSRKDHIVKILYDELSKLLGNESEFEFKPDRQNKIILLGIQGSGKTTVASKLAKFLTHQGYKVGVVGADTYRPGALVQLKTMCEKSNVEVYGEENNKDSPNIVKNGLKHFAGQALDVILIDTAGRHKEEQDLLEEMERINKVADPDLALLVIDGTIGQQCFNQAEAFHKTIPVGGVIITKLDSSAKGGGALAASAATGAQIMYIGTGERIDDLEKFSPTRFVGRLLGMGDIQAVLDLAKRLENEGDDVRMKRISSGKMNMEDFLSQLEEVSKMGSLQGILDSMPGLSGMVKGDQVDQMEGRVTKWRFIIQSMTKAEKADPEGLLNSSRIKRISRGSGWPEGEVKELIKNYKNSKNMMKASKGRQMQGTLRKLGLG; encoded by the coding sequence ATGCTTGATGGCCTTAAGACTAGTTTAGGAGATGCAATCAAAAAAATTGTAAAATCTTCAGGTATCGATGAGGAACTAATCAAAGAATTATCAAAGGATGTTCAAAGGGCATTACTTCAATCTGATGTCAATGTCCGACTTGTTTTAGAAATTACAAAACACCTTGAGGAGCGTGCTCTTAATGAGACTCCTCCACCTGGTCTCTCTCGAAAAGATCACATCGTAAAGATCCTATATGATGAACTTTCAAAATTACTTGGTAATGAATCTGAATTTGAATTTAAACCTGATAGACAAAATAAGATTATTCTACTGGGAATTCAAGGCAGTGGTAAAACTACTGTGGCATCAAAACTTGCCAAATTTCTAACACACCAAGGATACAAAGTTGGTGTTGTAGGTGCTGATACGTATAGACCTGGAGCATTGGTTCAACTCAAAACCATGTGTGAAAAATCAAATGTTGAAGTCTATGGTGAAGAAAATAACAAAGATTCTCCAAATATTGTTAAAAATGGATTGAAACATTTTGCAGGACAAGCATTAGATGTAATTCTAATTGATACTGCTGGTCGTCATAAGGAAGAACAAGATCTCTTAGAGGAAATGGAGAGAATTAACAAAGTTGCAGATCCTGATTTAGCTTTACTAGTGATTGATGGAACAATAGGACAACAATGTTTCAATCAAGCTGAAGCATTTCATAAAACAATCCCTGTAGGTGGTGTCATTATCACTAAACTAGATAGTTCTGCAAAAGGTGGTGGTGCACTTGCAGCATCAGCAGCTACTGGTGCACAAATAATGTACATTGGTACTGGTGAGAGAATTGATGATTTAGAAAAATTTTCACCTACTAGATTTGTTGGAAGATTACTTGGCATGGGTGATATCCAAGCTGTTTTGGATTTAGCCAAACGATTAGAAAACGAGGGTGATGATGTGAGAATGAAAAGAATCTCTAGTGGAAAAATGAACATGGAGGATTTTCTTTCTCAGTTAGAAGAAGTCAGCAAAATGGGTTCATTGCAAGGAATTCTTGATAGTATGCCCGGACTTTCTGGAATGGTCAAGGGTGATCAAGTAGATCAAATGGAAGGCCGAGTTACAAAATGGAGATTCATAATTCAAAGTATGACCAAAGCAGAAAAAGCAGATCCTGAAGGATTACTAAACTCATCTAGAATCAAAAGAATCTCTCGTGGTTCAGGGTGGCCTGAAGGTGAAGTTAAAGAATTAATTAAAAATTATAAAAATTCTAAGAACATGATGAAAGCATCTAAAGGTCGTCAAATGCAAGGGACTCTTAGAAAATTAGGATTGGGCTAA
- a CDS encoding translation initiation factor IF-5A, whose protein sequence is MSKPSDLGSLKIGSYILLPHSDQPSGEPCRIVEYDTSKPGKHGAAKARIVGQGVFDGQKRPHVGPVSMQIHIPLINKKIGQIISINGDTIQVMDSESFETIDISLIDDEVKGKLENGQNVEYWVVMDRTKIMRVKND, encoded by the coding sequence ATGAGTAAACCTTCTGACCTTGGTTCTTTGAAAATTGGATCATACATTCTATTGCCTCACTCAGATCAACCTAGTGGAGAGCCATGTAGAATTGTAGAATATGATACTTCAAAACCAGGTAAACACGGAGCAGCAAAAGCAAGAATTGTTGGCCAAGGTGTTTTTGATGGTCAAAAAAGACCTCATGTCGGACCCGTCAGTATGCAAATTCACATTCCTCTAATTAACAAAAAAATTGGTCAAATTATCTCAATTAATGGTGATACCATTCAAGTTATGGATTCAGAATCCTTTGAGACTATTGACATATCTTTGATTGATGATGAAGTCAAAGGTAAGTTGGAAAATGGTCAAAATGTAGAATACTGGGTTGTAATGGATAGAACTAAAATAATGCGTGTTAAGAACGATTGA